The DNA window CAGCCGACCCGCAATCGTTATACAGCAGCGATGCCGATTTAGCGCCCAAAGTATTTCGCAGCACGTACTTAACCCCACGCGGCGCACGCCAGTCCCAAACTACCGGCGGCACAGCATTGATGGAAGACCATCCTGACTGGATGACCACCGCCGCCCGATTTTTCACCAACGCATTTGATAGCGCGACCTTCGGCGGCGTCACCAATAGCGCCTTAACCGTCACCACCAGCGCCGATAAAACACCCGGCGGACCGATGGGATTCGATCCCACGCACAACACCTTGACCAGTCTGAAACTGGACGTGCAACCGTACCAAACGGTGCAAGTCAATGGATCGATCGGGCTGAGTGATTTTATTACCGCTTTTATGCAGCAGCGTTTTGGGATCGCACCGCCAGTCAATCCGACCAATCCCGGATCCATCACCGCCACAAAACTGGGCAGCCTGACCATGGTCACCAATTCATGGGCTGCGCCGGTCGCTGTGGCAAGCAAACGCATGTTTGACGAACTCAATCCGCTCGGCCCTAACAACCATGTCGGCATGGTGATTAACAATGGCAGCTACGGCAATTTGTCGCAATTAATCGGCGGTGCATCAGGTTTTGGCGGCAATTATCGCGTCGACAAAGTCGGGATTAATCCGGCGCAGATTTCGTCATTAGTCTCACAAGGGATGAGCTTCAATTACGACGGCCTCAAAAATCCGGGCGACCTTTTCAAGATTTTCAAACCCACCGACGATTACAAAGAAAATTTTACGTTTAAAGGCGGGCCGCCATTCGAACCGGATTATGTCGCCGTTGCCTGCACCTCTGACCCTGGCCGTGCTATTCGGCTGACGCAATACACGCAAGATGAACTCTGCCCGGCCGGTATTTTGCGTGCGCGCACGATCTCGATGTTCGATAACCCAGCCTTACGTTTTGTCTCGCCTTAGGCCGTCCCATGAACACAAACATCTGCACTTTAACGATGTCACTCTTTAAGGAAAGCGCTGGTTGAAAAATTTTATCCTGACATGCTGCTGGTGTTGTCTTCTCGTCGTCACCAGCGCCCATGCATTCGATAAATGGGCAGGCGGCGAAAAGCTGCTGCTAGAAGGGATACCGAAAAATTGGGGAACAACGCGGGTAGCCGACGAAATCGAGGTGAACGGTTTGCCGATACTGATCTTTCAAGTCGAGGGGCCACAAACATTGCGCGAGGCAGCTGTAGTAATCGCCACCGCGTGGGCCAGCGACAGCTGGAAAGTCACTTCAAAAGCAGCCGGTCACGAGGTCCAGGTTATCGGCGTCAGAGATGGCTGGTTAAAGCAGGCAAATCTTAGCAGCGGTGTGAGCGATAACGGTGGCAAAGCGACGCAAGGCTATCTCAGCCTGTCTGATCTTCCGGCGCGCATGAAAGCCGATATCGATACCAAGGCCCCGGTCCTGGCAAAGCATTTACGCAAGCCTTCCGGCACAGTGATTTTGAATGAGGTGCGCACCGTGGATAAAGCTGGCGAATCGATTTTGACAACGATGACGAATAATTTCGATCTCGAGCAAAACATCGCCTTCTATGAAGAAGATCGCGCCGCCGAAGCTTGGAAATTATCGTATCGCAGAGTCTCGCAAGAGGACGGTGGCACCGTCGTCAAGTTCGTCTCCGGTGCTAACCACGAAGCAACATATACATTTACTCGCCGCGCAGGACAGACTTTTATTGTCGTGAACTGGGTTACGCGATGAGATGCCATACGCCTCAAAAACGTCGAGGACACATTAACAATGCACCATTTTTCTGCAATCACATTGTCATGAAAAGCCGCCCACACAAGCGCACGGCGCAAGGCCAGATCGCGGTCGAATATTCGATCCTGCTGGTGTTTGTGGCCCTGGTCCTGTTTGTATCCGTAGATGGGGTTTCGGTGCTGAGCTTGTTACTGGATGCGATACGGCATCTGAACTTTAGTTACATCCAGGGTCTAGGCGTGGTTTCCACACCGATTTAGCCACTCTGTTTTACATCGTAGGCGACATACTATGCTGAAAAAAAATAGCCGCACACGAAAATTTTTAAGAGGGGCCAGTCTCACCGAATTTGTCATCGCGATTCCCGTCGTGCTGATTTTCGCCCTGCTTTGCCTGCAATTAATGTTGATGTACCGCGCCAAGTTGGCGCACAATTTTGCCGTGCAGGAAGCCGCCCGTATCGGTGCGATGAGTAATGGTCGGGTTGTGCCCCGCTTCGTGACCGATCCGCTGACCGCCCAACTTGGCAACCTTGGCTATGCAGCGGTAGGAAAGCTAGTGCATACCACCAATGCCGAGGGTAAAGATGTGGTCTCGGCAGTCACTACCTCCGGCAATGAATTAGGCGGCGCAAGTCAGGCTGGCGGTCTGATGGACGGTCCTGCCGCTGACAGCGATGTCGGCGCATCGGGCGGCGATAGCGGCGAAGCAGCCAGCAAACCGGGCGGTATCTCAGGCTTTCTGGGAACAGCCAAAACCGCGGTTACTCCCGCTGTCTGGTCCTTCATTCAGGGCCTGATGCGCTACGGCGACAGTTCTGTCTTGCAAGGCTTTATTAACGGTATCACGCCGATGTATATGGGCAATGGCACAGGCAAACTTGCCGTCGTCCAGGCCCAGGTCGCGGCGTATAAAGATGCCATGTTTAACTCTTGCATCCTGTATCACAATCCGACGCAAGCAGCATTTTTAGAATCCGGAACGATCGAATTGCAAGGGCTGGATTACGGCATACTGAAACTTCCCGCCGATTACATGCGGTTTCGCACGCCGCTTGGGATCACCGCAGACCCTGGTGGCGATGACGTCGGCAATGCCAATCTGCAAGGCAATCTGAGTGGCAAAAGCATTCAGGACAACACCATCCTGTCGATCGAGATCTTGTGGAGTTATCCGCTCAAAGTGCCGATTGCCAACAGCATCATCATCGGCATCACCAGAATGATGGGCACCTTAAATCCTGACTCCGGCCTCACTGCCGCATTTCAAGCCAAAGCGTTATCGCGCGGGCGCTATCCATTCTCCTCATCCGCCAGCTATCGCGCCCAAAATGCGCTGGCCTGGCACCTGTTTTACCCCTTAGGCACGATGGCGCCGCCCGCTGGTGGCAGCGGTGGCTATGAAGCCTTCGACATTGTGGTGTTGTTGTGGAATAGCGTCGTCTCTCGACTAGAAGGAAAATTTGACCCGGCAGAACCACAGATCGGCTTTTGTCTCGGCGCACTGGATATGGGTGCGTGGGCGGCAGGCGAACCGAATGACGTGAAAGAACATTGGTGGGGTGAGAGCTACGACCGCTCACATTAGGATAGCAGCGCAGATTTTTCCGGGTCATCGTAACGCCGGGAGCAGATGGATCGGCGCACGGAAACCATAGCAAACCATAACTTCAACACGACCCTTATGAATATAAAACGTTACATCAATCCTGACAAAATCAAAAAGGCGCTACCGCTAATTATTATTGTCCTGATCGCAGCGCTGGCGGTTTTTCTGGCGAACAGTTATCTACGAAGTCGTTCCAGCGAAATCGAAAAAAGTCTCAGCGACGAGGCCAGTAAAGTGCGCACCACGGTCACCGTGCCGCGCATCGATCTGGTTCCCGGTGATGTGCTAACGATGGACCAATTGGCATCGCGCACCGTACCCAAGGAATACATGAACTTTGATGTGATTAATCCCGATCAGATTGATGCCTTTATCGGCAAAAAAATCATTCGACCGGTGCGCAAAGGGACGCCGTTGCTAGAGTCGTATTTTCTGCTCTATGAATCGGTCCCCTTCTCCAAATCCATCGAAGCCGGCAGCCGCGCCATCACGATTCCGGTCGATGAGATTAATTCATTCTCCGGGTTGTTGCGCGCCGGGGATCACATCGATTTGTTTTACATGATGAAGCGCCCGCAAGATGTGCCGCAAGCGCCAACGCCCGGTCCTGCGCAAGAAGATACGATGCTGGCGCCGTTATTGGAAAATGTTGAAATCCGCGCAACCGGGCAGACTACCGAGCGTGAGGTTCTGGCCGCTGACCGCGCCAAGGCCAGCGGTTTCGGCGACAAACAGGGGCAAGCAGGCAGAACCACCTACAGCACGGTGACTATTTCTGTACCGGCTGCCGATGCGCAAAAAGTCATCCTGATCCAGACCGGTGCCCGTATTGTCGCCGTATTACGACGTCCTGACGATCAGGACGGCGTACAGAAAAAAACCTTCCTATCAGATGTCATCGATCCGGGCGCACGCGCACGTTACAAAATTCCGCAAGGTCCGCAGGTTGACTACATCATCGGTGGCCGTTTCAAAACCGGCGAATATATCGATGGCGGCGACGATCAGGCAAAAAAAATCGAAGCACTCAAGCGCTTCCTTGGCACAGTAGGTAACCCACAATGACTTTCTCCAAAAGACCACGCCCCCTTATGAATAATCAAAAAACTTTACGCGTCGGCCTACTTTTGTCGGTACTCATCGGCAGCCGCTCTTTTGCCGCCGGGAACGCGGTCGAATATCTGGATGGGAACGCACTGGACCATGACGGCAGCATGGTGACGAATGCTAACGGGCAAGACGGCCAGCCATCACGTGCCAGTAAAATCGCTAGCGAACTTGGTGCGCCACGCACATCGAGTGTCAAAAATGGGACGACTAAAGGCGCTGCGGTCGACGATGAAATCCTGATGTATGCAGGTGAAGCGCGGGTAATTGAGGTCGGGGCAGTGAATCGAATCGCCATCGGTAATGGCAAGATTGCCTCCACCGCCGTGATTGAAAAAACCAAGCTGCTGATCATTGCGCAGGAAGTCGGCCTGACCAATATTCTGCTATGGAAAAAACCGAATTTTTCGCGTGAAATACGGCTGCGTGTAACGGCCCTGAATGTATTGAAACAACAGCGCGATGTCAAAGCAACGCTGGCCGATTTACCCGGCGTCGATGTCGTGCGGCGTGGTGAAAGGCTGTATGTAGAAGGCCATATTTCGTCGCGCGAAGACCTGGCTAAGATCACCGCATTGACCGAGCAATACGCCAACCTTATCAACTCCACCAGGCTGGATATCGACACAGTCCCCGCCTATAAACAAGAATCGCAAATGCTGGTTTTTGATTTGTATTTCGTTGAATTTAAAAAGGGTTA is part of the Glaciimonas sp. PCH181 genome and encodes:
- a CDS encoding TadE/TadG family type IV pilus assembly protein, which gives rise to MLKKNSRTRKFLRGASLTEFVIAIPVVLIFALLCLQLMLMYRAKLAHNFAVQEAARIGAMSNGRVVPRFVTDPLTAQLGNLGYAAVGKLVHTTNAEGKDVVSAVTTSGNELGGASQAGGLMDGPAADSDVGASGGDSGEAASKPGGISGFLGTAKTAVTPAVWSFIQGLMRYGDSSVLQGFINGITPMYMGNGTGKLAVVQAQVAAYKDAMFNSCILYHNPTQAAFLESGTIELQGLDYGILKLPADYMRFRTPLGITADPGGDDVGNANLQGNLSGKSIQDNTILSIEILWSYPLKVPIANSIIIGITRMMGTLNPDSGLTAAFQAKALSRGRYPFSSSASYRAQNALAWHLFYPLGTMAPPAGGSGGYEAFDIVVLLWNSVVSRLEGKFDPAEPQIGFCLGALDMGAWAAGEPNDVKEHWWGESYDRSH
- the cpaB gene encoding Flp pilus assembly protein CpaB, which produces MNIKRYINPDKIKKALPLIIIVLIAALAVFLANSYLRSRSSEIEKSLSDEASKVRTTVTVPRIDLVPGDVLTMDQLASRTVPKEYMNFDVINPDQIDAFIGKKIIRPVRKGTPLLESYFLLYESVPFSKSIEAGSRAITIPVDEINSFSGLLRAGDHIDLFYMMKRPQDVPQAPTPGPAQEDTMLAPLLENVEIRATGQTTEREVLAADRAKASGFGDKQGQAGRTTYSTVTISVPAADAQKVILIQTGARIVAVLRRPDDQDGVQKKTFLSDVIDPGARARYKIPQGPQVDYIIGGRFKTGEYIDGGDDQAKKIEALKRFLGTVGNPQ